The Xanthomonas sontii genome contains a region encoding:
- a CDS encoding molybdenum cofactor biosynthesis protein MoaE, translating into MSTEPRFRLADRPLDIATLRAPLAHAQAGAYASFEGWVRDHNDGRAVDGLHYEAYAALAEAEGQRIVDEALARFAILDLRCVHRVGELAIGDLAVWVGVVAAHRGAAFDACRYVIDEVKARVPIWKRERYREGDAGWLHPEAQASSRG; encoded by the coding sequence ATGTCCACCGAACCGCGTTTCCGGCTGGCCGACCGACCGCTCGACATCGCCACGCTGCGCGCCCCGCTGGCGCACGCCCAGGCCGGCGCCTATGCCAGCTTCGAAGGCTGGGTGCGCGACCACAACGACGGCCGCGCGGTCGACGGCCTGCACTACGAGGCCTACGCCGCACTGGCCGAGGCCGAAGGCCAGCGCATCGTCGACGAGGCCCTGGCCCGCTTCGCCATCCTCGACCTGCGCTGCGTGCACCGCGTCGGCGAACTGGCGATCGGCGACCTGGCGGTGTGGGTTGGTGTGGTCGCCGCGCACCGAGGCGCCGCCTTCGACGCCTGCCGCTACGTCATCGACGAGGTCAAGGCGCGCGTGCCGATCTGGAAGCGCGAACGCTACCGCGAGGGCGATGCGGGGTGGTTGCATCCGGAGGCGCAGGC
- a CDS encoding MoaD/ThiS family protein — MSVQVSVLYFASLREAAGLEREQVHTDAPNLRALYAELDARHGLRWPLDRLRVAVDSAFVGWDEAVRDGSEVVFIPPVSGG; from the coding sequence ATGAGCGTCCAGGTGAGCGTGCTGTACTTCGCCAGCCTGCGCGAGGCCGCGGGCCTGGAACGCGAACAGGTGCATACCGATGCGCCGAACCTGCGCGCGCTGTATGCCGAACTCGACGCGCGCCATGGCCTGCGCTGGCCGCTGGATCGCTTGCGGGTGGCGGTGGACAGCGCCTTCGTCGGCTGGGACGAGGCGGTGCGCGACGGCAGCGAAGTGGTGTTCATCCCGCCGGTTTCGGGAGGCTGA
- the moaC gene encoding cyclic pyranopterin monophosphate synthase MoaC has protein sequence MTKKTSATSARAAAPALTHLDPQGLPTMVDVSAKAATARVAVAEAQVRFPARVAAQLRADALRSAKGGIVDTAVIAGTMAVKRTHELIPFCHPLPIDGCRFAIDWRSPQVLGIECTVRTVHRTGVEMEALTGASVAALTVYDMCKALTHAMTIGPVRLVGKRGGKRDVGSVA, from the coding sequence ATGACCAAGAAGACCTCCGCCACGTCCGCGCGCGCCGCCGCGCCGGCGCTGACCCATCTGGACCCGCAGGGATTGCCGACCATGGTCGACGTCTCCGCCAAGGCCGCCACCGCGCGTGTGGCGGTGGCCGAGGCGCAGGTGCGCTTCCCCGCCCGCGTGGCCGCGCAGTTGCGCGCCGACGCGTTGCGCAGCGCCAAGGGCGGCATCGTCGACACCGCGGTGATCGCCGGCACGATGGCGGTCAAGCGCACCCACGAACTGATTCCGTTCTGCCATCCGTTGCCGATCGACGGCTGCCGCTTCGCCATCGACTGGCGCTCGCCGCAGGTGCTGGGCATCGAATGCACGGTGCGCACCGTGCACCGCACCGGCGTGGAGATGGAGGCGCTGACCGGCGCCAGCGTCGCCGCGCTGACCGTCTACGACATGTGCAAGGCGCTGACCCACGCGATGACCATCGGCCCGGTGCGGCTGGTCGGCAAGCGTGGCGGCAAGCGCGACGTCGGGAGCGTGGCATGA
- a CDS encoding DUF4440 domain-containing protein, with translation MDAAVQRALVALELELLEPAVRASAARVAELLDDAFVEFGASGRCFDKPAVLQALPAESGAFRYCAFDIDVQLLEPELVHLRYRSERSGGGEPPRQALRSSLWRYRDGQWRMLFHQGTPIPGGA, from the coding sequence ATGGACGCCGCCGTGCAACGTGCGCTGGTCGCGCTGGAACTGGAATTGCTGGAACCGGCGGTGCGTGCCTCGGCGGCGCGCGTGGCGGAACTGCTCGACGACGCCTTCGTCGAGTTCGGTGCCTCCGGCCGCTGCTTCGACAAGCCGGCGGTGCTCCAGGCGTTACCGGCTGAGTCGGGCGCATTTCGCTACTGTGCATTCGACATCGATGTGCAGCTGCTGGAACCGGAGTTGGTGCACCTGCGTTATCGCAGCGAGCGCAGCGGCGGTGGCGAGCCGCCGCGGCAGGCGCTGCGCAGTTCGCTTTGGCGGTATCGCGACGGCCAATGGCGCATGCTGTTCCACCAAGGCACGCCGATCCCCGGCGGCGCTTGA
- the moaA gene encoding GTP 3',8-cyclase MoaA, which produces MNALPRPPLASATPADRRGRPLRDLRLSVIEACNFRCGYCMPADKVPDDYGFDAASRLSFAQLETVARAFVRNGVNKLRLTGGEPLLRRDLPELVRRLARIPGVDDLAMTTNGALLARHAQALREAGLRRVTVSLDAIEPTVFRKLSGDRGEIAQVLEGIDAVVAAGLGPVKLNCVVQRGINDDQVLPLLAHFRGSGHVLRFIEYMDVGTCNAWRRERVVPAAELRDRIAARWPLQALAPHYPGEVAARYAFADGGGEIGFVTSVSTPFCGDCHRARVSADGHLYTCLFAGEGTDLRPALAGGEEALVERVRALWERRDDRYSELRGAATATRGKHVEMFLIGG; this is translated from the coding sequence ATGAACGCGCTGCCGCGCCCGCCGCTCGCGTCGGCGACGCCGGCGGACCGGCGCGGGCGGCCGTTGCGCGACCTGCGGCTGTCGGTGATCGAGGCCTGCAACTTCCGCTGCGGCTACTGCATGCCTGCCGACAAGGTGCCGGACGATTACGGCTTCGACGCCGCTTCGCGGCTGTCGTTCGCGCAATTGGAGACGGTGGCCCGCGCCTTCGTCCGCAACGGCGTCAACAAGCTGCGCCTGACCGGCGGCGAACCGCTGCTGCGCCGCGATCTGCCCGAGTTGGTGCGGCGGCTGGCGCGCATCCCCGGCGTGGACGATCTGGCCATGACCACCAACGGCGCGCTGCTGGCGCGGCATGCGCAGGCCTTGCGCGAGGCCGGCCTGCGCCGGGTCACGGTCAGCCTGGATGCGATCGAGCCGACGGTGTTCCGGAAGTTGTCCGGTGACCGTGGCGAGATCGCGCAGGTGCTGGAGGGCATCGACGCGGTGGTCGCGGCCGGGCTGGGGCCGGTCAAGCTCAATTGCGTGGTCCAGCGCGGCATCAACGACGACCAGGTGCTGCCGTTGCTGGCGCATTTCCGCGGCAGCGGCCATGTGCTGCGCTTCATCGAATACATGGACGTGGGCACCTGCAACGCCTGGCGCCGCGAGCGGGTGGTGCCGGCCGCCGAGTTGCGTGACCGCATCGCCGCACGTTGGCCGCTGCAGGCGCTGGCGCCGCACTACCCGGGCGAGGTCGCCGCGCGCTATGCGTTCGCCGATGGCGGCGGCGAGATCGGTTTCGTCACCTCGGTCAGTACGCCGTTCTGCGGCGATTGCCACCGCGCTCGCGTGTCCGCCGATGGCCATCTCTACACCTGCCTGTTCGCGGGCGAGGGCACCGATTTGCGGCCGGCGCTGGCGGGGGGCGAGGAGGCGCTGGTCGAGCGCGTGCGTGCGCTGTGGGAACGCCGCGACGATCGCTACAGCGAACTGCGCGGCGCGGCGACCGCCACGCGCGGCAAGCACGTCGAAATGTTCCTGATCGGCGGTTGA
- a CDS encoding MBL fold metallo-hydrolase: protein MTDWALRFQGVGNASAVALGSPMATIERDGRPWLTIDCGGEGLTAYQAHYGAMPQALFVTHVHLDHVAGFERLFVDSYFSERRGKVRLYVPATVLPLLHRRVADYPNVLAEGGANFWDAFQLIAVGDAFWHEGVRLEVFPVRHHWPETAYGLRLQGALVWSGDTRPIPEMLNRYADDGELVAHDCGLHGNPSHTGVDDLEREYPAELLQRTMLYHYASADDAEALRARGHRVARPGERVALSAPRAPQVPAG from the coding sequence ATGACGGACTGGGCGCTGCGTTTCCAGGGCGTGGGCAATGCCTCGGCGGTGGCGCTTGGCTCGCCGATGGCCACCATCGAGCGCGATGGCCGGCCGTGGCTGACCATCGACTGCGGCGGCGAGGGGCTGACCGCCTACCAGGCGCACTACGGCGCGATGCCGCAGGCCTTGTTCGTCACCCACGTGCATCTGGACCACGTCGCCGGCTTCGAGCGGCTGTTCGTGGACAGCTATTTTTCCGAGCGCCGTGGCAAGGTGCGGTTGTACGTGCCGGCCACGGTGCTGCCGCTGCTGCACCGCCGCGTGGCCGACTATCCGAACGTGCTGGCCGAGGGCGGCGCCAACTTCTGGGATGCGTTCCAGCTGATCGCGGTGGGCGATGCGTTCTGGCACGAGGGCGTGCGCCTGGAGGTGTTCCCGGTGCGCCACCACTGGCCGGAGACCGCCTACGGCCTGCGCCTGCAGGGCGCGCTGGTGTGGAGCGGGGACACCCGGCCGATCCCGGAAATGCTGAACCGGTATGCCGACGACGGCGAACTGGTGGCCCACGACTGCGGTCTTCACGGCAACCCGTCGCATACTGGGGTCGACGACCTGGAGCGGGAATACCCCGCCGAGCTGCTGCAACGGACCATGCTCTACCACTACGCCAGCGCCGACGATGCCGAGGCCCTGCGCGCGCGCGGCCACCGCGTGGCGCGGCCGGGCGAGCGCGTGGCGCTGTCCGCGCCGCGCGCGCCGCAGGTCCCGGCGGGATGA
- a CDS encoding 3-deoxy-D-manno-octulosonic acid kinase, with the protein MVAFDATEALTPYREGRGYGAILFDRERLRQAEPALFSAAAWGERARPVDAGGRGGAWFVDAPFGSCVLRQYRRGGLVAKLVRDRYLWTGADRTRSFAEFRLMRALIARKLPVPRPLAACYLRQGLRYRAAILMERLEGVRSLADRAHLAGRGAPWEEAGRLIARFHRAGLDHADLNAQNILFDGNGRGWLIDFDRGVLRIPATRWRERNLKRLRRSLLKLRGERSVDAVEKDYARLRRAYDLAWERGC; encoded by the coding sequence ATGGTTGCATTCGACGCCACCGAAGCGCTGACGCCGTACCGCGAGGGCCGCGGCTACGGGGCCATTCTGTTCGACCGCGAACGACTGCGGCAAGCCGAACCGGCGCTGTTCTCCGCCGCCGCCTGGGGCGAACGCGCGCGCCCGGTGGATGCCGGCGGCCGCGGCGGCGCCTGGTTCGTCGATGCCCCGTTCGGCAGCTGCGTGCTGCGCCAGTACCGCCGCGGCGGGCTGGTCGCCAAGCTGGTCCGCGACCGCTACCTGTGGACCGGCGCCGACCGCACCCGCAGCTTCGCCGAGTTCCGGCTGATGCGCGCGCTGATCGCGCGCAAGCTGCCGGTGCCGCGGCCGCTGGCGGCCTGCTATCTGCGCCAGGGGCTGCGTTACCGCGCGGCGATCCTGATGGAGCGGCTGGAGGGCGTGCGCTCGCTGGCCGATCGTGCGCATCTGGCGGGCCGCGGCGCGCCGTGGGAGGAGGCGGGTCGGCTGATCGCGCGCTTCCATCGCGCCGGCCTCGACCACGCCGACCTCAATGCGCAGAACATCCTGTTCGACGGCAACGGCCGCGGCTGGCTGATCGACTTCGACCGCGGCGTGCTGCGCATTCCCGCCACCCGCTGGCGCGAGCGCAACCTCAAGCGGCTGCGTCGTTCGCTGCTGAAACTGCGCGGCGAGCGCAGCGTCGATGCGGTGGAGAAGGACTACGCGCGCCTGCGCCGCGCCTACGACCTGGCCTGGGAGCGCGGCTGCTGA
- a CDS encoding glycosyltransferase family 9 protein — MPATLPSLCLLRLSALGDVTHVVPLVRTLQRAWPQAPALHWIIDKAGHKLLDGLPGVVFHPYDKRSGLAGMRALRRALPAQGFDALLQMQVALRANVLSAFVPARRRIGYDRSRSKDLHGLFVNERIPDRPGIHVLEAIGSFCEPLGLRQTEVRWDLPVPEDAHAWARAQWPEDGRPALLISPCSSHQRRNWYAERYAAVADHAATQGWRVVLCGGRSDLERSTADAIVAAARTPVLDLVGRDTLKQLPALLQRAALVLTPDSGPMHIANAMGTKVLGLHAASNPRRSGPYSDIRYCVDKYDAAARKYLGKPAAQLKWGSKIEFDGVMELIAVDDAIAAFERYRADHGH, encoded by the coding sequence ATGCCGGCAACGCTCCCTTCGCTGTGCCTGTTGCGCCTGTCGGCGCTAGGGGACGTGACCCACGTGGTGCCGCTGGTACGGACCCTGCAACGCGCCTGGCCGCAGGCGCCGGCGTTGCACTGGATCATCGACAAGGCCGGGCACAAGCTGCTCGACGGCCTGCCGGGCGTGGTCTTCCACCCCTACGACAAGCGCAGCGGCCTGGCCGGCATGCGGGCCTTGCGCCGCGCCCTGCCGGCGCAAGGCTTCGACGCGCTGCTGCAGATGCAGGTGGCGTTGCGCGCCAACGTGCTGTCGGCGTTCGTGCCGGCGCGCCGCCGCATCGGCTACGACCGCAGCCGCTCCAAGGACCTGCACGGCCTGTTCGTCAACGAACGCATCCCCGACCGCCCCGGCATCCACGTGCTGGAGGCGATCGGCAGCTTCTGCGAGCCGCTGGGGCTGCGCCAGACCGAAGTGCGCTGGGACCTGCCGGTGCCCGAGGACGCCCATGCCTGGGCGCGTGCGCAATGGCCCGAGGACGGCCGTCCGGCGCTGCTGATCTCACCTTGCTCCAGCCACCAGCGTCGCAACTGGTATGCCGAGCGCTACGCCGCGGTGGCCGACCATGCCGCCACGCAGGGCTGGCGGGTGGTGCTGTGCGGCGGCCGCAGCGACCTGGAGCGCAGCACCGCCGACGCCATCGTCGCAGCGGCGCGCACGCCGGTGCTCGACCTGGTCGGCCGCGACACGCTCAAGCAACTGCCGGCGCTGCTGCAGCGCGCGGCACTGGTGCTGACTCCGGACTCCGGCCCCATGCACATCGCCAACGCCATGGGCACCAAGGTGCTGGGCCTGCACGCGGCCAGCAACCCGCGCCGCAGCGGCCCGTATTCGGACATCCGCTACTGCGTGGACAAGTACGACGCCGCCGCGCGCAAGTACCTGGGCAAGCCGGCCGCGCAGTTGAAGTGGGGCAGCAAGATCGAGTTCGACGGCGTGATGGAACTCATCGCGGTGGACGATGCGATCGCCGCATTCGAGCGCTATCGCGCCGACCACGGCCACTGA
- a CDS encoding DUF2798 domain-containing protein — protein MSRFPLFSRKLSPRHAAWVTPLLLSVLMTCIVSMISTLRSVGLAPGVGTLWLGAWALSWLVAFPTLLLVLPLVRRLTGLVVARN, from the coding sequence ATGTCACGTTTCCCGCTGTTTTCCCGCAAGCTGTCCCCGCGCCATGCCGCCTGGGTCACCCCGCTGCTGCTGTCGGTGCTGATGACCTGCATCGTCTCGATGATCAGCACCCTGCGCAGCGTCGGGCTGGCGCCCGGTGTCGGCACGCTCTGGCTCGGCGCCTGGGCGCTGTCCTGGCTGGTGGCCTTCCCCACCCTGCTGCTGGTGCTGCCGCTCGTGCGGCGCCTGACCGGACTGGTGGTCGCACGCAACTGA
- a CDS encoding DUF6165 family protein gives MSEILVPVSFGELLDKIAILQIKSERIEDPGKLANVRAELSALEKTWMAHPAAGGDVARLRAELKAVNERLWVIEDEIRIKEKAQAFDEEFIKLARSVYYENDERARLKKEINLALGSSYVEEKSYQDYRNASV, from the coding sequence ATGTCCGAAATCCTGGTGCCCGTGTCCTTCGGCGAATTGCTCGACAAGATCGCCATCCTGCAGATCAAGTCCGAGCGCATCGAAGATCCGGGCAAGCTGGCCAATGTGCGTGCCGAACTGTCGGCACTGGAAAAGACCTGGATGGCGCATCCGGCGGCCGGCGGCGACGTGGCGCGCCTGCGCGCGGAACTGAAGGCGGTCAACGAGCGCCTGTGGGTGATCGAGGACGAGATCCGGATCAAGGAGAAGGCGCAGGCCTTCGACGAGGAGTTCATCAAGCTGGCGCGCAGCGTGTACTACGAAAACGACGAACGCGCGCGGCTCAAGAAGGAAATCAACCTGGCCCTGGGCTCCAGCTACGTGGAAGAGAAGTCCTACCAGGACTACCGCAACGCCTCGGTGTGA
- a CDS encoding PP2C family serine/threonine-protein phosphatase: MIEFGHLTHVGLRRDLNEDTYYGDHELGLWLVADGMGGHACGEVASALAREAIVREVRGGTALAQAIRIADEEIIRASQRRNDTLPMGTTVVAARVQGNRFEVAWVGDSRAYLWRDGKLAQLSQDHSYVQELIAQGALTAEQARAHPHRNVVTQALGVTDPQHLNVATMTGELRPGMRLLLCSDGLTEEVDDAGLANALGHDDCSAQECVDMLVAAALDEGGSDNITAILVRCH; this comes from the coding sequence ATGATCGAATTCGGACATCTCACCCACGTCGGCCTGCGCCGCGACCTCAACGAAGACACCTACTACGGCGACCACGAACTGGGGTTGTGGCTGGTGGCCGACGGCATGGGCGGCCACGCCTGCGGCGAGGTCGCCAGCGCCCTGGCGCGCGAGGCCATCGTCCGTGAAGTGCGCGGCGGCACCGCGCTGGCGCAGGCCATCCGCATCGCCGACGAGGAAATCATCCGCGCCTCGCAGCGCCGCAACGACACCCTGCCGATGGGCACCACGGTGGTGGCGGCGCGGGTGCAGGGCAACCGCTTCGAGGTAGCCTGGGTCGGCGACAGCCGCGCCTACCTGTGGCGCGACGGCAAGCTGGCCCAGCTCAGCCAGGACCACAGCTACGTGCAGGAACTGATCGCGCAGGGCGCGCTCACCGCCGAACAGGCGCGCGCGCATCCGCACCGCAACGTGGTCACCCAGGCGCTGGGCGTCACCGATCCGCAGCACCTGAACGTGGCGACGATGACCGGCGAGCTGCGCCCGGGCATGCGCCTGCTGCTGTGCAGCGACGGGCTGACCGAGGAAGTGGACGATGCCGGCCTGGCCAACGCGCTGGGCCACGACGACTGCAGCGCGCAGGAATGCGTGGACATGCTGGTCGCCGCCGCGCTCGACGAAGGCGGCTCGGACAACATCACCGCGATCCTGGTGCGCTGTCACTAG
- the dnaQ gene encoding DNA polymerase III subunit epsilon, which translates to MRQIILDTETTGLEWKKGNRVVEIGAVELLERRPSGRNFHRYLRPDCDFEPGAQEVTGLTLDFLADKPEFHEVVDEFLEFIDGAELIIHNASFDLGFLDYELSRLGESYGRILDRATVIDTLLLARERFPGQRNSLDALCKRLGVDNSHRQLHGALLDAQILSDVYIALTSGQEEIGFALAEDGAAHAAAQGPAFDMTMLLPRPRVLPTASELEAHQARLEKLRKKAGRALWDDAEPVVVDAVAG; encoded by the coding sequence ATGCGTCAGATCATCCTCGATACCGAAACCACCGGCCTGGAATGGAAGAAGGGCAACCGCGTCGTCGAAATCGGCGCGGTGGAACTGCTCGAACGCCGCCCCAGCGGGCGCAACTTCCATCGCTACCTGCGCCCGGACTGCGATTTCGAACCCGGCGCGCAGGAAGTCACCGGCCTGACCCTGGATTTCCTTGCCGACAAGCCGGAATTCCACGAGGTGGTCGACGAATTCCTGGAGTTCATCGACGGCGCCGAGCTGATCATCCACAACGCCTCGTTCGACCTGGGCTTTCTGGATTACGAACTGTCGCGGCTGGGCGAGTCCTACGGCCGCATCCTCGATCGTGCCACGGTGATCGACACCCTGCTGCTGGCGCGCGAGCGCTTCCCCGGCCAGCGCAATTCGCTGGATGCGCTGTGCAAGCGGCTGGGCGTGGACAACTCACACCGGCAACTGCACGGCGCGCTGCTCGATGCGCAGATCCTCAGCGACGTGTACATCGCGCTGACCTCCGGCCAGGAGGAAATCGGCTTCGCCCTGGCCGAGGACGGCGCCGCGCATGCGGCGGCGCAGGGGCCGGCATTCGACATGACCATGCTGTTGCCGCGGCCGCGGGTGTTGCCGACGGCCTCGGAACTGGAAGCGCACCAGGCGCGGCTGGAGAAGCTGCGCAAGAAGGCCGGCCGCGCGCTGTGGGACGACGCCGAACCGGTCGTGGTGGACGCGGTGGCCGGCTGA
- the rnhA gene encoding ribonuclease HI yields MKTVDIHTDGACLGNPGPGGWAALLRYKGLEREVAGAEAHTTNNRMELMAAIMALETLNEPCQIVLHTDSQYVRQGITEWMPGWVRRQWKTAGGDPVKNRDLWERLHAAAQRHTIDWRWVKGHNGDPDNERVDQLARNQALHVRAGGAAVAT; encoded by the coding sequence ATGAAGACTGTCGACATCCATACCGATGGCGCCTGCCTCGGCAATCCCGGCCCCGGCGGCTGGGCCGCGCTGCTGCGCTACAAGGGACTGGAGCGCGAGGTGGCCGGCGCCGAGGCGCACACCACCAACAACCGCATGGAGCTGATGGCCGCGATCATGGCGCTGGAGACGCTCAACGAGCCGTGCCAGATCGTGCTGCACACCGACTCGCAGTACGTGCGCCAGGGCATTACAGAATGGATGCCGGGCTGGGTGCGCCGGCAGTGGAAGACCGCCGGCGGCGATCCGGTCAAGAACCGCGATCTGTGGGAGCGGCTGCATGCGGCCGCGCAGCGGCATACGATCGACTGGCGCTGGGTCAAGGGCCACAACGGCGATCCGGACAACGAGCGGGTCGACCAGCTGGCGCGCAACCAGGCCCTGCACGTGCGCGCCGGCGGCGCCGCCGTCGCGACCTGA
- the gloB gene encoding hydroxyacylglutathione hydrolase — translation MRLIALPAFQDNYIWAIATDDGRALLVDPGQAEPVLEAAAQGLQPAAILLTHHHDDHIGGVAVLRERWPDLPVYAPDDPRIAGFSCERVGDGDVVKVLDWQFDTLAVPGHTRSHLAYVGQGHLFSGDTLFSLGCGRMFEGTPSQMLGSLQRLSALPGQTLVCCGHEYTLANAAFAVTVDPTNAALRQRHQEAQAMRHAARPTVPVTLASELATNPFLRTASAAIQQAIGARLGRGVCDEVEVFAELRRWKDDFRA, via the coding sequence ATGCGACTGATCGCCCTGCCCGCATTCCAGGATAACTACATCTGGGCGATCGCCACGGACGACGGGCGTGCGTTGCTGGTCGACCCTGGCCAGGCCGAGCCGGTGCTGGAGGCCGCGGCCCAAGGGCTGCAACCCGCCGCCATCCTGCTGACCCATCACCACGACGACCATATCGGCGGCGTCGCTGTCTTGCGCGAACGCTGGCCGGATCTGCCGGTGTACGCGCCGGACGACCCCCGCATTGCCGGATTTTCGTGCGAGCGGGTCGGCGACGGCGATGTCGTGAAGGTGCTGGACTGGCAGTTCGATACCCTCGCCGTCCCCGGCCATACCCGCTCGCACCTGGCCTACGTCGGCCAGGGCCATCTGTTCAGCGGCGATACGCTGTTCAGCCTGGGCTGTGGGCGCATGTTCGAAGGTACGCCCTCCCAGATGTTGGGTTCGCTGCAGCGCCTGTCCGCCCTCCCGGGGCAGACGCTGGTCTGCTGCGGACACGAATACACCTTGGCCAATGCGGCATTCGCCGTCACGGTCGATCCCACCAACGCTGCCCTGCGGCAGCGCCATCAGGAAGCCCAGGCCATGCGTCACGCTGCCCGCCCCACCGTTCCCGTCACTCTCGCCAGCGAACTGGCGACCAATCCGTTCCTGCGCACCGCTTCGGCGGCGATCCAGCAGGCGATCGGCGCCCGGCTCGGCCGGGGGGTGTGCGACGAAGTGGAAGTCTTCGCCGAATTGAGGCGCTGGAAAGACGATTTCCGCGCATGA
- a CDS encoding lytic transglycosylase domain-containing protein → MRALALTAALTLAIASAAPPAAAATPLAAALEQTVAGLNGLPTDAAALPPPTTRNGHDILARFRDGLADARCDAGATDARWQQQFSRAPSRLADEDEDVLPLFGYVVDELRAANLPTEFALIPFVESGYRPAARNSSGPAGLWQFIPGTARNHDVPLENGYDGRLSAVDSTRAAVRYLKTLHGMFGGDWRLAIMAYNAGEYRVLQSMRRAGMNAQNAQPDKLPGLSSVTYAYVEKLHALACVLEQAQTRDEWMASLDRDVPILQAQTLPAGMALDEWARRQALQGNQLARLNPALGNGRSAKRALPVLAPRSLGGPVLAQDTAPPAQDDTPVVATVASADDTPAPNRAKRAGARSRHTHTVRDGDTAWNIAKRYGITVQALLMKNGLSARSVLRPGMVLSYED, encoded by the coding sequence ATGAGGGCGCTGGCGTTGACGGCGGCGCTGACGCTGGCGATAGCGTCGGCGGCGCCCCCCGCGGCGGCCGCGACTCCGCTTGCGGCGGCACTCGAGCAGACCGTGGCGGGCCTGAACGGCCTGCCGACGGACGCGGCGGCACTGCCGCCGCCGACCACCCGTAACGGGCATGACATCCTCGCCCGCTTCCGCGACGGCCTGGCCGATGCGCGCTGCGACGCCGGCGCCACCGATGCGCGCTGGCAGCAGCAGTTCTCGCGCGCGCCGTCGCGGCTGGCCGACGAGGACGAGGACGTGCTGCCGCTGTTCGGCTACGTGGTCGACGAACTGCGTGCGGCCAACCTGCCGACCGAATTCGCGCTGATCCCGTTCGTGGAGAGCGGCTACCGCCCGGCCGCGCGCAACAGCAGCGGCCCCGCCGGCCTGTGGCAGTTCATCCCCGGTACCGCGCGCAACCACGATGTCCCGCTGGAGAACGGCTACGACGGCCGTCTGTCTGCGGTGGACTCCACCCGCGCCGCAGTGCGCTATCTGAAGACCCTGCACGGCATGTTCGGCGGCGACTGGCGCCTGGCGATCATGGCCTACAACGCCGGCGAATACCGCGTGCTGCAGTCGATGCGCCGCGCCGGCATGAACGCGCAGAACGCGCAGCCGGACAAGCTGCCCGGGCTGTCCTCGGTCACCTATGCCTACGTCGAGAAACTGCACGCGCTGGCCTGCGTGCTGGAACAGGCGCAGACCCGCGACGAATGGATGGCCTCGCTGGATCGCGACGTTCCGATCCTGCAGGCGCAGACCCTGCCCGCCGGCATGGCACTGGACGAATGGGCGCGGCGCCAGGCGCTGCAGGGCAACCAGCTCGCCCGGCTGAACCCGGCCCTGGGCAACGGCCGCAGCGCCAAGCGCGCACTGCCGGTGCTGGCGCCGCGCAGTCTGGGCGGCCCCGTGCTGGCCCAGGACACCGCGCCGCCGGCGCAGGACGACACCCCGGTCGTCGCCACCGTGGCCAGCGCCGACGACACTCCCGCGCCGAACCGTGCCAAGCGCGCCGGCGCACGCTCCCGCCACACGCACACCGTGCGCGACGGCGACACCGCCTGGAACATCGCCAAGCGCTACGGCATCACCGTGCAGGCGCTGCTGATGAAGAACGGCCTGTCCGCGCGCAGCGTGCTGCGTCCCGGCATGGTGCTGAGCTACGAGGACTGA